The following are encoded together in the Chaetodon auriga isolate fChaAug3 chromosome 6, fChaAug3.hap1, whole genome shotgun sequence genome:
- the nup205 gene encoding nuclear pore complex protein Nup205 isoform X1 has translation MAAQMAVNSGASLWGPLKELWETVDGAVLRRQPESVHLLDLQLKKHKAHFLSLFRNPPKSAEQREKVRKASTEGIAIQGQQGSRLLPEQLLKEAFILSDLFDIGELAALELLLAGEHQQPHFPGLTRGLVAVLLYWDGKLCVANSLRTLIQSRHGKTFTLDLSGELVALTTRFTDELMNQGLTKRILTLVSEINVTREFERLQKERGLGNEKHRKEVSDLIKESRQALADSLFSWTCQSPLTKDDTLALISHLETVTAQADGSLDSVNLALVMALLYCLDVSFVEQGTEDREDLLQALPLLTERQYVSAVHSRLMDGQPWKLPGLQAVCRLAWALSLRVLSQLPQGCALVEFTEADEALADQALLGDVFLFVKEGMLGCEGFSQEEFYIRRLHSLITDFLALMPMKVKQLRNRADEDARLVHMSLQMDSELPSSLCKDLDHLMILIGEFYSKDSFGLELGLEFWCPTESLQHTSLQGSYLGMALQRPPHKQVVLSKFVRQMGDLLPSTLYISYLRMLKGLANGPQCAHYCFSLLKTNGATHSDNIQGVSGSPVSWEHFFHSLMLYHENLRRDFPNPDAAQYRHPPLRGITQRELEGLTSFLQLLTTIITWSENARLALCEHPQWTPVVVMLGLLQCSVPPILKAEVLHCLAAFGKSPEIAASLWQSLEYTQILQTVRAPGQRQAAGIEVELNEIESSCEEYPLTRAFCHLTSTLVESSLPVNLGAGLRVPGLQPYLNFLRDSVFLPFPTRAYRRPAEKWEVADAVLEVFHKLLRDYEPQPSDFVQEMVELQGEQVPAHKPPGHSIMFHLLNDSPMLALCLSLLEEGVRQLDTYAPFPGKKHLESAVLHCLRLLDLALQKEVVFMDLLRESQASLLVSPLEQLLQGVSPQTRRADHIVNIARYLYHSSSNPEAAFQSAKILRRIANYPNIQNRLVGDFTHDQTVSDKLMAGFVECLDNEEAEEGTEKGDDSDLQRKVARIRHETQIHILNLLITSLELKTPNLALYLLGYEVKKPVSSTNLQDPGVLGCPRSCLHAILSLLQRGTEKRSGPVLTQQAPHLAELCYQVIYQLCACPDTSGPTMRYLRTSQDFLFSHLQHLPFILPSNQIAALSQMSWLMKTAAIELRVTSLNRQRSHTQHLVSLLLDDQPHTQHIADGESGMEEETRSVSGFLHFDTVSKVRRKLLSVLDAIDFSQDMPELLQLDFFERAQIEQVISNCEHVNEQGHTVCNVKLLHRVLVAEVNALQGMAAIGQRPLLMEEVNSILQQVVERNRVRRSLSAKRHALRSWRSLVETLLTACPADLIPADDRQLIIRDLLLDLHDKVLSEDAAGELMPIVAGAVFTLTAHLSQSVLSEQQQGVGLEASSGFASIANSALHLILRKLLDFILCTGGGYQRLRAHLYGSLLYYLQIAQKPEEPDTLQTAGKAMWERLTAPEDGFSKLQRENLAIIESYGRALMEVVCRDACDGHEISRMLALAVLDRILSIDRQNQWLVYISNSGYLRSLVESLRQDDAALQSLLTPQPPLLKPLYIYESKMALLTRVAKTGQGAVELLRCGLVAQLIECQVFDMVPDSDAHRVMRDPSGFIPSPMDRYRQILLPTLRLFQVILTSTTMNHQQGAAQVLQWLIVHADTIQSLLRCQELSMGVLQELSLLTGIISKTALPGALEMGGEVNSAALLEFQGHINRFQRLCLSLLGRLAGSERERLLKQAEIAAPGESADRREEMEVAMQQVCANIMEYCQTLLLQSSAQAQFSICLFSPSGSEPAGRDGGRADLSSTLPSLTYSRAPSLGLVLYLLKNSAADFFRFHQSHRQSLGKLQSLDQLPPEELKELCQGLVSGPGGVEKISSVQRSLLAKRRLVQLINNRAKLLALCSYVIETCLFVLWRHLEYYLLHCTPADTKDSLLPGASLYRSRFTDGEKYVTVTCTLMPGLELSDFSLIAINSLKYFSASDSFGGLQASGGRGLSLSRVSQQDLDLLKSDMAAGFGEALQRKLLEVEGLYSQVRSRYTFIQALVRRIRGLLRQPKS, from the exons ATGGCGGCGCAGATGGCGGTAAATTCGG GAGCCAGTCTGTGGGGGCCGCTGAAGGAGTTGTGGGAGACGGTGGATGGGGCGGTGTTGAGGAGACAGCCGGAGAGCGTCCACCTCCTTgacctgcagctgaagaaacacaaagcacactttctctcactctttagGAACCCG ccaaaaagtgcagagcagagagagaaagtgcgCAAAGCCAGCACAGAAGGCATCGCCATCCAAGGTCAGCAGGGGTCGAGACTCCTTCCAGAGCAGCTTCTCAAAGAGGCCTTCATCCTCAGTGATCTGTTTGATATTGGAGAGTTGGCAGCTTTGGAGCTTCTGTTGGCAG GTGAACACCAGCAGCCTCATTTTCCAGGTCTGACACGAGGTCTAGTAGCAGTGCTGCTCTACTGGGATGGAAAGCTTTGTGTGGCTAACTCCCTGCGCACACTCATCCAGTCACGCCATGGCAAGACCTTCACCCTGGACCTGAG TGGGGAGCTGGTTGCTTTGACGACGCGTTTTacagatgaactgatgaatCAGGGTCTGACCAAACGCATCCTAACCTTGGTGTCAGAGATAAATGTGACGCGTGAGTTCGAACGGCTGCAGAAGGAGCGCGGCCTGGGCAATGAGAAGCACAGGAAAGAG GTTTCTGACCTCATCAAAGAATCCCGGCAGGCCCTGGCAGACAGCTTATTTTCATGGACGTGCCAATCACCTCTGACCAAAGATGACACCCTGGCTCTGATTAGCCACCTGGAGACAGTGACCGCTCAAGCTGATGGCTCATTGGACAGTGTGAACCTGGCTCTGGTCATGGCACTGCTCTACTGCTTGGATGTCAGCTTCGTAGAACAGGGAACAGAAGATAGAGAAG ATCTGCTCCAGGCGCTCCCGTTGCTCACTGAGAGGCAGTATGTGTCTGCAGTGCACAGTCGTCTGATGGACGGCCAGCCGTGGAAACTTCCAGGTCTGCAAGCTGTGTGTCGACTGGCCTGGGCTCTGAGTCTGAGGGTCCTTTCTCAGCTACCACAGGGATGCG ccCTGGTTGAGTTCACTGAGGCAGATGAGGCTCTGGCCGACCAGGCTCTTCTGGGAGATGTCTTCCTGTTCGTGAAGGAGGGCATGCTGGGATGTGAGGGTTTTAGCCAGGAAGAGTTTTACATCCGCCGCCTCCACTCACTCATCACAGACTTCCTGGCACTCATGCCAATGAAG GTGAAGCAGCTTCGTAACCGTGCCGATGAGGATGCCCGTCTAGTGCACATGTCCCTACAGATGGACAGCGAGCTTCCATCATCGTTATGCAAGGACTTGGACCACCTCATGATCCTC atAGGAGAGTTTTACAGTAAGGACTCATTTGGGCTTGAGTTGGGTCTGGAGTTCTGGTGTCCCACGGAGTCTCTCCAACACACCTCCCTGCAAGGATCCTACCTGGGAATGGCACTGCAAAGGCCTCCACATAAACAG GTTGTTCTGTCCAAGTTTGTGCGTCAGATGGGAGACCTTCTGCCCTCCACCCTCTATATCTCCTATCTCCGTATGCTGAAAGGCCTCGCTAATGGTCCTCAGTGTGCCCACTACTGCTTCAGCCTGCTTAAAACCAACGGAGCCACACACA GTGACAACATCCAGGGAGTTTCCGGCAGCCCGGTGTCATGGGAACATTTTTTTCACTCCCTAATGCTCTACCATGAGAACCTGCGAAGAGACTTTCCAAATCCAGATGCAGCACAGTACCGCCACCCACCACTAAGGGGCATCACACAAAGAGAGCTGGAAGGACTCACCTCATTTTTGCAGTTgctcaccaccatcatcacatGG AGTGAAAATGCTCGGCTGGCGTTGTGTGAGCATCCCCAGTGGACCCCAGTTGTAGTGATGTTGGGGTTGCTGCAGTGCAGCGTTCCTCCCATCCTGAAGGCTGAGGTCTTGCACTGCTTAGCAGCCTTTGGGAAGTCACCAGAGATTGCTGCTTCACTCTGGCAGTCACTGGAGTACACGCAG ATCCTTCAGACAGTGCGAGCCCCAGGACAGAGGCAGGCCGCTGGAATTGAG GTGGAGCTGAATGAGATTGAGTCAAGCTGTGAGGAGTACCCCCTGACACGAGCCTTCTGTCATCTGACCAGCACATTGGTTGAGAGCAGCCTGCCTGTTAATTTAGGGGCAGGGCTGCGTGTGCCAGGCCTCCAGCCCTACCTGAACTTCTTGCGTGACTCTGTGTTCCTGCCCTTCCCCACGAGAGCATATCGTCGTCCAGCTGAGAAG TGGGAGGTTGCTGATGCTGTCTTGGAGGTTTTCCACAAGCTGCTGCGAGACTACGAGCCCCAGCCGTCGGACTTTGTCCAGGAGATGGTGGAGCTGCAGGGTGAGCAGGTCCCGGCCCACAAGCCCCCTGGACACAGCATCATGTTCCACCTGCTCAATGACTCGCCCATGCTGGCGCTCTGCCTcagcctgctggaggagggTGTACGCCAGCTGGACACCTATGCACCTTTCCCTG GTAAGAAGCACTTGGAGTCGGCGGTGCTCCACTGCCTGCGCCTGCTGGACTTGGCTCTGCAGAAGGAGGTAGTGTTCATGGACCTCCTCAGAGAGAGCCAGGCCTCCCTGCTGGTGTCCCCCTtagagcagctcctccagggaGTCAGTCCTCAAACTCGAAGGGCTGATCACATTGTCAATATTGCCAG GTATTTGTaccacagcagctccaaccCAGAGGCTGCCTTCCAGAGTGCCAAGATCCTGCGTCGTATCGCCAACTACCCCAACATTCAGAATAGACTGGTGGGAGATTTCACACACGACCAG ACTGTGAGTGACAAGCTTATGGCAGGCTTCGTGGAGTGTCTGGACaatgaggaggcagaggagggaacAGAGAAAGGAGATG ACTCAGACCTACAAAGGAAGGTTGCAAGAATCCGACATGAAACCCAGATCCATATCCTGAACCTGCTTATCACATCCTTGGAACTGAAAACGCCCAATCTGGCCCTTTATCTTCTGGGCTATGAAGTCAAGAAGCCTGTGTCCTCCACCAACCTTCAGGACCCAG GTGTGTTGGGATGTCCACGTAGCTGCCTGCACGCCATCCTGAGTCTTCTGCAGAGAGGCACTGAGAAGAGATCAGGACCTGTACTCACACAGCAGGCCCCACACCTGGCTGAGCTCTGCTACCAG GTGATCTACCAGCTGTGTGCCTGCCCAGACACATCTGGACCCACCATGCGCTATTTGAGGACCAGCCAGGACTTCCTGTTCTCTCACCTGCAGCACCTACCCTTCATCCTGCCCA GTAATCAGATCGCCGCCCTTTCCCAGATGTCTTGGctcatgaaaacagctgcaattGAGCTGAGAGTGACCTCACTGAACCGCCAGCGTTCACATACACAGCACCTCGTCAGCCTGCTGTTGGATGACCAGCCACACACTCAGCACATAG ctgatgGGGAATCGGGCATGGAGGAAGAAACCAGATCAGTCAGCGGTTTCTTGCATTTTGACACAGTTTCTAAAG TGCGCAGGAAGTTGCTGAGTGTGCTGGATGCCATCGACTTCAGTCAGGACAtgcctgagctgctgcagctggacttCTTTGAGCGCGCTCAGATAGAGCAGGTGATCTCCAACTGTGAGCATGTCAATGAACAAGGACATACCGTGTGCAACGTTAAG TTGCTACACAGAGTGCTGGTCGCTGAGGTGAATGCACTGCAAGGAATGGCAGCCATTGGACAGAGGCCCCTGTTAATGGAG GAGGTGAACTCCATCTTGCAGCAGGTGGTGGAGCGCAATCGCGTGCGGCGGAGTTTGAGTGCAAAGCGACATGCGCTGCGGTCCTGGAGGAGCCTGGTGGAGACGCTGCTGACCGCCTGCCCTGCTGATCTCATACCTGCCGATGACAGGCAGCTCATCATCAGAGACCTGCTGCTAGACCTGCATGATAAG GTGTTATCTGAGGATGCAGCTGGAGAACTGATGCCCATTGTTGCTGGAGCAGTCTTCACTCTGACCGCCCACCTCAGCCAATCAGtcctgtctgagcagcagcagggggtGGGCTTAGAAGCATCCTCTGGCTTTGCCTCCATTGCCAACTCCGCCCTGCACCTGATTCTCCGCAAGCTCCTGGACTTCATTCTTTGTACTG GAGGTGGATACCAGCGTCTGCGTGCTCACTTGTATGGCTCACTGCTGTACTACCTTCAAATCGCCCAGAAACCTGAAGAACCAGACACTCTGCAGACAG cAGGGAAGGCCATGTGGGAGCGTCTCACAGCTCCTGAAGATGGTTTCTCtaaactgcagagagagaacCTCGCCATCATTGAGAGCTATGGCAGGGCTCTCATGGAGGTGGTGTGCCGAGACGCCTGTGATGGCCATGAAATTAGCAGG ATGCTGGCTCTGGCGGTTCTGGACCGGATCCTGTCCATAGACCGTCAGAATCAGTGGCTGGTTTACATCTCCAACAGCGGCTACCTGCGATCGCTAGTGGAGAGCCTGAGACAGGACGATGCTGCCCTGCAGAGCCTGCTCACCCCTCAGCCTCCCCTCCTCAAACCACTCTACATCTATGAGAGCAAGATG gctctcCTGACTCGCGTGGCAAAGACGGGTCAGggagctgtggagctgctgcgcTGTGGGCTGGTGGCACAGCTGATCGAGTGTCAGGTGTTCGACATGGTCCCTGACAGCGACGCACACAG GGTGATGAGGGACCCATCAGGCTTCATCCCCAGCCCCATGGACCGCTACAGGCAGATTCTCTTACCGACTTTGAGACTCTTTCAGGTCATCCTGACCTCTACCACCATGAatcaccagcagggggcagcacag gttctGCAGTGGCTGATAGTCCACGCAGACACTATTCAGTCCCTGCTGCGCTGTCAGGAGCTCAGTATGGGAGTTCTGCAGGAACTGTCTTTGCTTACCGGCATCATCAGCAAGACAGCTCTGCCAG GTGCCCTTGAGATGGGTGGGGAGGTCAACAGTGCTGCTCTCCTGGAATTCCAGGGTCACATCAACAGATTCCAg cgtctctgtctgtccctgcttGGCCGTCTGGCAGGGAGTGAGCGGGAGAGGTTGCTAAAGCAGGCTGAGATCGCTGCACCTGGAGAGtcagcagacaggagagaggagatggaggtggcCATGCAACAG GTGTGTGCTAACATCATGGAGTACTGCCaaaccctgctgctgcagagctcagCCCAGGCCCAGTTCAGCATCTGTCTCTTCAGTCCTTCAGGCAGCGAGCCAGCTGGCAGGGACGGAGGACGCGCAG atcTCTCATCCACTCTGCCATCTCTGACCTACTCCCGGGCCCCCAGCCTGGGTCTGGTCCTGTACCTGCTGAAGAACAGCGCTGCAGATTTCTTCCGCTTCCACCAGAGTCACAGACAAAGCCTGGGCAAGCTGCAGAGCCTGGATCAGCTGCCTCCTGAGGAGCTCAAGGAG TTGTGCCAGGGCCTGGTGTCAGGCCCAGGAGGGGTGGAGAAAATCTCATCAGTCCAGAGGAGCTTGCTGGCCAAGAGACGACTGGTCCAGCTTATCAACAACAGAGCCAAGCTGCTGGCCCTGTGCTCAT ATGTCATTGAgacctgtttgtttgtgctgtggcGCCACCTGGAGTACTACCTGTTGCATTGTACTCCCGCTGACACCAAGGACTCCCTGTTGCCTGGAGCCAGTTTGTATCGATCTCGCTTCACAGATGGTGAGAAATATGTCACAGTCACATGCACATTGATGCCAGGCTTGGAATTGAGTGACTTTAGCTTGATTGCAATCAATTCACTTAAATATTTCTCTGCTTCAGACTCGTTTGGAGGGTTACAGGCAAGTGGAGGTCGTGGCCTCAGTCTGTCCCGAGTCAGCCAGCAAGACCTCGATCTG ctgaagaGCGACATGGCCGCAGGTTTCGGAGaggctctgcagaggaagctgctggaggtggagggccTGTACAGCCAGGTCCGCTCCCGCTACACTTTCATCCAGGCCCTGGTTCGCAGGATCCGCGGCCTGCTGCGACAGCCCAAAAGCtga